A region of uncultured Carboxylicivirga sp. DNA encodes the following proteins:
- a CDS encoding sigma-70 family RNA polymerase sigma factor, whose protein sequence is MTAEQFNNRLLNLQQKMFSYALSLTANEEDAHDLLQETNFRALSSREKFVMNTNFSAWMHTIMRNSFINNYRRRYKMRQAPMLVDEVNYLSNKYYTDDTPDVLHYTGEIHKHMNNLNSDFKQPLKMHMEGYKYKEIAETLDMPIGTVKSRIFFGRKKLQKMIEN, encoded by the coding sequence ATGACCGCAGAACAATTTAACAACCGCTTGTTGAATCTTCAACAAAAGATGTTTAGCTATGCCCTTAGCCTAACAGCTAATGAGGAAGACGCCCACGATTTACTTCAGGAAACAAACTTCCGTGCTCTTTCGTCTCGTGAAAAATTTGTTATGAACACTAATTTTTCGGCGTGGATGCATACAATTATGCGTAATTCGTTCATCAATAATTACCGTCGACGTTACAAAATGCGTCAGGCACCTATGCTAGTTGATGAAGTTAACTACCTTTCTAACAAATACTATACAGATGACACTCCGGATGTACTTCATTACACTGGAGAAATTCACAAACATATGAATAACCTGAATTCAGATTTTAAGCAACCTCTTAAAATGCATATGGAAGGTTATAAGTACAAAGAAATAGCAGAAACACTGGATATGCCAATTGGAACTGTTAAAAGCCGTATTTTCTTTGGACGAAAAAAATTACAAAAGATGATTGAAAATTAA
- a CDS encoding DUF4492 domain-containing protein, translating into MNRIQKVYHFYIDGFKNMPAWGRSLWIIILIKLFIMFAVLKLFFFRDTLKNRYSTEEERANHVLEELITH; encoded by the coding sequence ATGAATCGAATACAAAAAGTTTATCATTTTTACATTGATGGCTTTAAAAATATGCCAGCGTGGGGACGTAGCTTATGGATTATCATATTAATAAAGCTATTCATTATGTTTGCCGTGTTAAAATTATTCTTTTTCAGAGACACATTGAAGAATAGGTATAGTACTGAAGAAGAAAGAGCCAATCATGTATTGGAGGAACTGATTACTCATTAA
- a CDS encoding cytochrome ubiquinol oxidase subunit I: protein MFENIDLTLVNWSRAQFALTAMFHWLFVPLTLGLGFIVAFMESIYVKTGDEEWKRITKFWMKLFGINFAIGVATGIILEFEFGTNWSNYSWFVGDIFGAPLAIEGIMAFFLESTFIAVMFFGWGKVSKKFHLTATWLTAIGANLSALWILVANAWMQNPVGMKFNPETARNEMVNFWDVFLSETAVNKFLHTTTSGYVLASIFVVGISAWFLLKKRHLLFAKRSIVIASVFGIVSSIMLIGTGDGSAREIARNQPMKFAAMESLFEGQTQAPLIAIGLFGKAPDDPLNKNSESDFLVKIEIPNMLSYMAFLKVDAFVPGIKDLVLGNEARGIISYKEKIHRGYEAQQVLKAFKEAKNKDPEEYNRLKAKFDDKEWVDNYFRYFGYGNYYDPDPHQLELNAFKIVPPISISFYAFHIMVGLGMHFLLLFVVLLWLTARNKIENKKIILYTALWTIPLAYVASQAGWIVAEMGRQPWVIQDLMPTMKAVSKIDSTSVMITFWLFTITFVGLAIAEVRIMTKQIKNGPKEGGDK from the coding sequence ATGTTTGAGAATATTGATCTAACCCTTGTCAATTGGTCAAGGGCACAGTTTGCTTTAACAGCCATGTTTCATTGGTTGTTTGTTCCGCTTACTTTAGGTTTAGGCTTTATAGTTGCTTTTATGGAAAGTATCTATGTTAAAACCGGGGATGAAGAATGGAAAAGAATCACCAAATTCTGGATGAAACTTTTCGGAATTAATTTTGCCATTGGGGTTGCAACAGGTATCATTCTTGAATTTGAGTTTGGTACTAACTGGTCTAATTATTCATGGTTTGTGGGTGATATTTTTGGTGCTCCTCTGGCCATCGAAGGAATTATGGCTTTTTTCCTTGAAAGTACATTTATTGCTGTGATGTTTTTTGGTTGGGGTAAGGTTAGTAAGAAATTTCATTTAACAGCTACCTGGTTAACGGCCATTGGTGCTAATCTTTCAGCCTTATGGATTTTGGTGGCAAATGCCTGGATGCAGAATCCTGTAGGAATGAAATTTAATCCGGAGACAGCAAGAAACGAGATGGTTAATTTCTGGGATGTTTTTCTTTCAGAAACTGCTGTTAATAAATTTCTTCATACAACAACGTCAGGTTATGTGCTTGCATCCATTTTTGTGGTTGGTATAAGTGCCTGGTTTCTGCTAAAAAAACGCCACTTATTATTTGCCAAAAGAAGTATTGTAATTGCTTCTGTTTTTGGTATTGTTTCATCAATAATGCTAATTGGAACAGGTGATGGATCAGCCAGAGAGATTGCCCGCAATCAGCCTATGAAGTTTGCTGCGATGGAATCATTGTTCGAAGGCCAGACACAGGCTCCATTAATTGCCATTGGTTTGTTTGGAAAAGCGCCTGATGATCCACTTAATAAGAATTCAGAATCAGACTTTTTAGTGAAGATTGAAATTCCTAATATGCTTTCATACATGGCTTTTCTTAAGGTTGATGCTTTTGTGCCAGGTATCAAAGACCTGGTTTTGGGTAATGAGGCAAGAGGTATTATTTCTTATAAAGAAAAAATACATCGGGGCTATGAAGCTCAGCAAGTTTTAAAGGCTTTTAAGGAAGCAAAAAATAAAGATCCTGAAGAATATAACAGACTAAAAGCAAAGTTTGATGATAAGGAATGGGTAGATAATTATTTCCGTTATTTTGGGTATGGAAATTACTACGATCCGGATCCGCATCAGTTGGAATTAAATGCTTTTAAAATTGTTCCTCCTATTTCCATTTCATTTTATGCATTTCATATAATGGTAGGTTTAGGGATGCATTTTCTATTACTTTTTGTAGTGTTGCTTTGGTTAACTGCTCGTAATAAAATAGAAAATAAGAAGATAATATTATATACAGCCTTATGGACAATTCCATTGGCTTATGTAGCCAGTCAGGCAGGTTGGATTGTTGCAGAGATGGGACGTCAGCCATGGGTTATTCAGGATTTGATGCCTACCATGAAAGCCGTATCAAAAATTGATTCTACTTCAGTGATGATCACCTTCTGGTTATTTACCATCACATTTGTTGGGTTAGCTATTGCCGAAGTAAGGATTATGACAAAGCAAATTAAAAACGGACCAAAAGAAGGAGGAGATAAATAA
- the cydB gene encoding cytochrome d ubiquinol oxidase subunit II: MFGELSHLALQQYWWVIVSLLGAILVFLMFVQGGQTLLYTIGKTDLERTMLVNTLGRKWEFTFTTLVTFGGAFFASFPLFYSTSFGGAYWVWIIILFAFVLQAVSYEFRTRPNNFFGAKTFETFLFINGLIGTIFIGTAVATFFTGSAFSVNDMNQSQWELTTHGLEAAFNLHNLSLGLAVFFLARVLGLLYFINSVAHPEMEKRARKQLLFNGIPFVVFFLTFLIWLLLRDGFAVNPGTQEVFMEPYKYFYNLMAMPLVLIMLLVGVVAVLFGLIASIISEKCTRGIWSAGAGTILTVLSLLLVAGFNNTAFYPSTFDLQSSLTIQNASSSHFTLTAMSYVSLLVPFVLAYIVYVWRAINNKPIDEDEMSSDDLHIY; the protein is encoded by the coding sequence ATGTTTGGAGAACTATCACATTTAGCATTACAGCAATATTGGTGGGTTATTGTCTCACTTCTTGGAGCTATTCTTGTTTTTCTGATGTTTGTTCAAGGTGGACAAACCTTACTTTATACTATCGGAAAGACGGATTTGGAACGAACTATGTTGGTAAATACATTGGGTAGGAAATGGGAATTCACCTTTACAACGCTGGTAACATTTGGAGGTGCTTTCTTTGCTTCATTTCCTTTGTTTTACAGTACCAGTTTTGGAGGAGCTTACTGGGTTTGGATAATTATTTTATTTGCCTTTGTTCTTCAGGCTGTTTCTTACGAATTCAGAACTCGTCCGAATAATTTCTTTGGAGCCAAGACATTTGAAACATTTCTATTTATTAATGGTTTGATTGGAACTATTTTTATTGGAACAGCAGTTGCCACTTTTTTTACAGGTTCAGCTTTTTCAGTGAATGATATGAACCAGTCGCAATGGGAATTAACAACACATGGTTTGGAAGCGGCTTTCAACTTACATAATTTGTCGCTTGGTCTGGCAGTTTTCTTTTTAGCAAGGGTATTAGGATTACTTTATTTTATAAACAGTGTTGCACACCCTGAAATGGAAAAACGAGCCCGTAAGCAGTTGTTGTTTAACGGAATTCCATTTGTGGTTTTCTTCCTTACCTTTTTAATCTGGCTGTTATTGAGAGATGGTTTTGCAGTCAATCCTGGGACTCAGGAAGTGTTTATGGAACCATACAAGTATTTCTATAATCTGATGGCCATGCCACTGGTTCTGATAATGCTTCTCGTTGGCGTAGTTGCTGTCCTCTTTGGATTAATTGCTTCAATCATTAGTGAAAAATGTACCAGGGGAATTTGGTCAGCTGGAGCTGGAACAATTTTAACAGTGTTGAGTTTGTTGTTAGTGGCAGGATTTAATAATACAGCTTTTTATCCTTCTACTTTTGATTTGCAAAGTTCATTAACGATACAAAATGCATCTTCAAGTCATTTTACGCTTACAGCAATGAGTTATGTATCGCTATTGGTACCCTTTGTTCTGGCATATATAGTATATGTTTGGAGAGCTATCAATAACAAACCTATCGATGAGGATGAAATGTCATCGGATGATCTACATATTTATTAA
- a CDS encoding CDP-alcohol phosphatidyltransferase family protein, with translation MQVTKHVPNFLTSLNVFCGTLATFLALNGMIQIAIWFIFIGALFDFSDGFAARALKAYSEIGKELDSLADLISFGMAPAAILSSIIRIKVMGDYSVSFADMQTPEKFWILSPFILVVFSALRLAKFNVDTRQTENFLGLTTTATGIFTASFAYLFLNKTDWFNWLSPILILVAVLIFSLLLVSEVPMFSLKFKNFKWAENKERFILLAIAIISIAILGLGGIAATILYYITVSVFKWIIAPKN, from the coding sequence ATGCAAGTAACAAAACATGTTCCCAATTTCTTAACCAGTCTTAATGTATTTTGTGGCACCCTTGCCACCTTTCTGGCTCTAAATGGGATGATACAGATTGCTATCTGGTTTATATTTATTGGCGCCCTATTTGATTTTAGTGACGGATTTGCTGCCAGAGCATTAAAAGCTTATAGTGAAATAGGTAAAGAACTGGATTCATTGGCAGACCTGATCAGCTTTGGAATGGCTCCTGCAGCCATCTTATCCTCTATTATCCGAATAAAAGTAATGGGAGATTACTCGGTTTCATTTGCAGATATGCAAACACCTGAGAAATTTTGGATCTTAAGTCCCTTTATTCTGGTCGTATTCTCTGCTTTGCGTCTGGCTAAGTTCAATGTTGACACTCGTCAGACAGAAAATTTCCTGGGCTTAACCACAACGGCAACCGGAATATTCACGGCTTCATTTGCATACCTATTCTTAAACAAAACAGACTGGTTCAACTGGTTATCACCCATTTTAATACTGGTAGCAGTTCTAATATTCAGCCTTTTACTTGTGAGTGAAGTTCCAATGTTCTCACTAAAGTTCAAAAACTTTAAATGGGCAGAAAACAAGGAACGCTTTATTTTACTGGCAATAGCAATTATTTCTATTGCAATACTGGGATTAGGAGGAATTGCTGCAACTATCCTATATTACATTACTGTATCGGTTTTTAAATGGATTATTGCACCCAAAAACTAA
- a CDS encoding bacteriohemerythrin: MWTNDLSVNNVEIDNEHKKLFNLLTSFYDGIKNNSPKIQLQELINGLLDYTKTHFAREEAYMIRIGYPDFKDHKKQHEEFIEKAQAFHTKISEGKMILSLEVTNFLKQWLVNHIKGTDQKYALYASANQEKVNQFSYN, encoded by the coding sequence ATGTGGACAAATGACCTATCTGTAAACAATGTCGAAATCGACAATGAACACAAAAAGTTATTCAATTTATTAACCAGTTTTTATGATGGTATAAAAAACAATTCACCAAAAATACAACTGCAGGAGTTGATAAATGGATTGTTGGATTATACCAAAACACATTTTGCTCGTGAAGAAGCATATATGATACGTATCGGATATCCTGATTTTAAAGATCATAAAAAACAACATGAGGAATTTATTGAAAAAGCTCAGGCATTTCATACTAAAATTTCTGAAGGTAAGATGATTCTGTCGCTTGAAGTAACCAATTTTTTGAAGCAATGGTTGGTGAATCATATTAAGGGAACTGATCAGAAATATGCTCTTTATGCAAGTGCTAATCAGGAGAAGGTTAACCAATTCTCTTATAATTAA
- the hisG gene encoding ATP phosphoribosyltransferase gives METKIRIALQKKGRLNEDSLKLLKEAGIKFNAGSGKLVASSPNFPIEVLFLRDDDIPQTVADSVADIGIVGENEMAEKGFDLTIAKRLGFSKCRLSLAIPKADEYTGTEYFEGKKIATSYPVILEKFLKEKNIKADIHEIAGSVEIAPGIGLADGIFDIVSSGSTLVANRLKEVEVVMQSEALLVSAPNLSAEKQQLLDEIIFRINAVMAANSNKYILMNVPNDKLDEIVEVLPGMKSPTILPLADKGWSSVHSVIQEKKFWEIIGQLKNLGAEGILVIPIEKMIL, from the coding sequence ATGGAAACCAAAATCAGAATTGCATTACAAAAGAAAGGTCGTTTAAATGAAGACTCTTTGAAACTATTAAAAGAAGCAGGAATTAAATTCAATGCCGGCAGTGGTAAGCTGGTTGCTTCTTCACCAAATTTTCCAATTGAAGTATTGTTTTTACGTGATGATGATATTCCGCAGACTGTTGCTGATTCAGTAGCTGATATAGGAATTGTTGGTGAAAACGAAATGGCAGAAAAAGGGTTTGACCTGACTATTGCAAAACGTTTGGGCTTTAGTAAATGTCGTTTATCATTAGCAATTCCAAAAGCAGATGAATACACGGGAACAGAGTATTTTGAAGGAAAGAAAATTGCCACTTCGTATCCTGTTATTCTTGAAAAATTTCTGAAAGAAAAAAATATTAAAGCCGATATCCATGAGATTGCAGGTTCGGTAGAAATTGCTCCGGGAATTGGTTTAGCTGATGGAATTTTCGATATTGTAAGTTCGGGAAGTACATTGGTTGCAAACCGTTTAAAGGAAGTGGAAGTGGTAATGCAGTCTGAAGCTTTGTTGGTATCAGCTCCAAATTTGAGTGCTGAGAAACAGCAGTTACTGGATGAAATTATCTTCCGCATAAACGCAGTAATGGCTGCAAATTCAAATAAATATATATTGATGAATGTGCCTAATGATAAACTGGATGAGATTGTTGAAGTTTTACCAGGTATGAAAAGTCCAACTATTCTGCCATTGGCTGATAAAGGATGGAGTTCTGTGCATTCAGTAATTCAGGAAAAGAAGTTCTGGGAAATCATTGGGCAGTTAAAGAATTTAGGTGCCGAAGGTATTTTGGTGATTCCAATCGAGAAAATGATTCTCTAG
- the hisD gene encoding histidinol dehydrogenase has protein sequence MMQKIIYPEKKSWAALLERPDNGLEDLFDTARGVLDDVKRNKDAALIKYTRMFDGVDLEDFKVLQTEIDEACINISSDLKEAILTAKKNIETFHKAQLREVKVIETMPGVQCWQKAVPIEKVGLYIPGGTAPLFSTVLMLAIPAKIAGCKEIVLCTPAGKNGKINPAILYTANLVGVTQIFKLGGIQAIGAMAYGTETVPSVSKIFGPGNRFVTAAKQVVSLKDVAIDMPAGPSEVMVMADESADPAFIAADLLSQAEHGADSQVILVTNNETLLDEVGSSLAEQLEQLSRKEVAEKALDNSRMIVLESVEEMLEMCNEYAPEHLILSMRDDEEIASKVVNAGSVFLGNYSPESAGDYASGTNHTLPTHGYAKSYSGVSTESFMKKITYQKISEKGIQKLGPAIEIMAAAEQLDAHKNAVTVRLQRIKESK, from the coding sequence ATGATGCAAAAAATAATATATCCTGAGAAAAAGTCATGGGCAGCATTGCTCGAAAGACCTGATAATGGACTGGAAGATTTGTTTGATACAGCTCGTGGAGTGTTAGACGATGTGAAGCGTAATAAAGATGCTGCATTAATCAAGTATACCAGAATGTTTGATGGTGTTGATCTGGAAGATTTTAAGGTGTTGCAAACAGAAATTGATGAGGCTTGTATTAATATTAGCAGCGATCTGAAAGAAGCCATCTTAACAGCCAAGAAAAATATTGAGACTTTTCATAAAGCTCAGCTTCGCGAGGTAAAGGTGATTGAAACCATGCCTGGAGTTCAATGCTGGCAAAAAGCTGTACCCATCGAAAAAGTCGGACTTTATATTCCCGGAGGAACAGCTCCTTTGTTTTCAACTGTATTAATGTTGGCTATTCCGGCAAAGATTGCAGGATGTAAAGAAATAGTTTTATGCACACCTGCTGGTAAGAACGGAAAAATTAATCCTGCTATTTTGTATACGGCCAACCTAGTTGGCGTAACGCAGATATTTAAGTTGGGTGGTATACAGGCAATCGGTGCAATGGCTTATGGTACAGAAACAGTTCCTTCGGTTTCAAAAATATTTGGTCCGGGAAATCGCTTTGTAACTGCTGCTAAACAAGTAGTTAGTCTGAAGGATGTGGCAATTGATATGCCTGCTGGTCCATCGGAGGTGATGGTTATGGCTGATGAAAGTGCTGATCCAGCTTTTATTGCTGCAGATCTTTTGTCACAAGCTGAACATGGTGCCGATAGTCAGGTGATTTTGGTTACTAACAACGAGACTTTATTGGACGAGGTAGGTAGTTCATTGGCTGAACAGCTAGAGCAGCTATCGCGTAAGGAGGTAGCAGAAAAAGCCTTGGACAATAGTCGTATGATTGTATTGGAGTCGGTAGAAGAAATGTTGGAGATGTGTAATGAATATGCTCCTGAACACCTGATTCTGTCGATGAGAGATGATGAAGAAATTGCTTCAAAAGTAGTAAATGCAGGATCTGTTTTTCTGGGTAACTATTCTCCGGAGAGTGCAGGTGATTATGCCTCCGGAACCAATCATACATTACCTACTCATGGTTATGCCAAATCATACAGTGGTGTGAGTACTGAGAGTTTTATGAAGAAGATCACTTATCAGAAAATATCTGAGAAAGGTATTCAGAAACTTGGACCCGCAATTGAGATTATGGCAGCGGCCGAACAGTTGGATGCTCATAAAAATGCGGTAACTGTTAGGCTTCAAAGAATTAAAGAGTCGAAATAA
- the hisC gene encoding histidinol-phosphate transaminase, whose product MKTLNELLRSNIKGLKPYSSARDEFTGSASVYLDANENPFNQPYNRYPDPYQRNLKAKIAPLKGVNADQIFLGNGSDEPIDLLFRAFCEPGKDNVVSIDPTYGMYQVAADINNIEVRKVLLTEDFQLDVNALLAAADDNSKLLFLCSPNNPTGNCFKEEDLLALIKGFDGIVVLDEAYIDFAPEKSLLKRIDEFSNLVVLQTFSKAWGMAGIRLGMAFASAPIIKVLSSIKYPYNINILTQEKASELLDKEADKHQWVELLLKERTRLDVDLQQLSFVHKIYPSDANYLLVKVDDARGLYNYLVNEEIIIRDRSSVALCAGCLRITVGTADENSQLLNALKSYQK is encoded by the coding sequence ATGAAAACGCTTAATGAGCTTTTACGATCAAATATAAAAGGGCTGAAGCCCTACTCTTCCGCTCGTGATGAATTTACCGGATCAGCATCTGTTTACCTTGATGCCAACGAGAATCCTTTCAACCAGCCATACAACAGGTACCCTGATCCGTATCAGCGAAACCTGAAAGCTAAAATTGCTCCGCTAAAAGGTGTAAATGCAGATCAGATTTTTTTGGGCAACGGAAGTGATGAACCTATTGATTTATTATTTCGTGCTTTTTGCGAGCCGGGTAAAGATAATGTGGTAAGTATTGATCCAACCTATGGTATGTATCAGGTTGCTGCCGATATCAATAATATTGAAGTACGGAAGGTTTTGTTGACCGAAGATTTTCAATTGGATGTCAACGCTCTTTTGGCTGCAGCAGATGATAATTCTAAATTATTGTTTTTGTGTTCGCCTAATAATCCGACGGGAAATTGCTTTAAAGAAGAAGATCTGTTAGCCTTAATTAAGGGATTTGACGGCATTGTTGTGTTAGATGAAGCTTATATTGACTTTGCTCCTGAGAAGAGTCTGTTAAAGCGAATTGATGAATTTTCAAACCTGGTTGTTTTGCAAACTTTCTCAAAAGCATGGGGAATGGCTGGCATTCGACTGGGAATGGCATTTGCATCTGCCCCGATTATTAAAGTGTTGAGTAGTATTAAATATCCGTATAATATTAATATACTTACACAGGAAAAAGCATCTGAACTGTTGGATAAAGAAGCAGATAAACACCAGTGGGTTGAGTTGTTGCTTAAAGAAAGAACCCGTCTGGATGTTGATTTACAGCAACTCTCTTTTGTGCATAAGATTTATCCGTCAGACGCTAACTATCTGCTGGTAAAAGTGGATGATGCAAGAGGTTTATACAACTATCTGGTTAATGAAGAAATCATTATTCGCGACCGTTCCTCGGTAGCATTGTGTGCCGGATGTTTAAGAATAACAGTTGGTACAGCTGATGAAAACAGTCAGTTGTTAAATGCATTGAAATCGTATCAGAAATAG
- a CDS encoding alpha/beta hydrolase — MKKIQILLGVLILSTSTMFGQKAKINLWEGTAPFNKDVQVEEQDINNRVSRVTVPQLYHYPVKSKEAKPAIIIIPGGGYAREAIDHEGYMAAEWFNKLGFEAFVLKYRLPDDDLFDNPAYVPLMDAQQAVYLVRLKAKEFNIDPARVGVIGFSAGGHLAASASTLFTNPVDKNRSSEDVRPDFSILMYPVISMDKACTHMGSRINLIGKDPAVSMVDYFSLENQVSEKTPVTLMVHAIDDGAVPVENTDRYAKNLFNKGGDVTKVILPIGGHGFGFATDRPVAYWTQYLEVWLKTNVIK; from the coding sequence ATGAAAAAGATCCAAATATTATTAGGTGTATTAATACTGAGTACAAGTACAATGTTCGGTCAAAAAGCAAAAATCAACCTTTGGGAGGGTACTGCCCCTTTTAATAAAGATGTGCAGGTTGAAGAGCAGGATATCAATAACCGTGTTTCACGAGTAACCGTTCCTCAGCTTTATCATTACCCTGTAAAAAGTAAAGAGGCAAAACCAGCTATCATTATCATTCCTGGAGGAGGATATGCCCGTGAGGCTATCGATCACGAAGGTTATATGGCTGCCGAATGGTTCAATAAACTGGGATTTGAGGCATTTGTGTTAAAATACAGATTGCCGGATGATGACCTTTTTGATAACCCGGCTTATGTTCCTTTGATGGATGCTCAGCAAGCGGTTTACCTGGTTCGTTTAAAAGCCAAAGAGTTTAATATCGATCCAGCCAGAGTTGGTGTAATTGGTTTTTCAGCTGGTGGTCATTTAGCTGCCTCAGCTTCTACTCTGTTTACCAATCCTGTTGATAAGAACAGATCATCGGAAGATGTCCGACCTGATTTCTCGATTTTGATGTATCCTGTTATTAGCATGGATAAGGCATGTACTCATATGGGTAGTCGGATAAATCTGATTGGAAAAGATCCTGCTGTAAGTATGGTTGATTATTTCTCGTTGGAGAATCAGGTATCAGAAAAAACACCTGTTACTCTAATGGTCCACGCTATTGATGATGGTGCGGTGCCTGTTGAAAATACAGATCGATATGCCAAAAACCTATTTAATAAAGGTGGTGATGTAACCAAAGTAATACTTCCGATTGGAGGGCATGGATTTGGTTTTGCTACAGATCGGCCGGTTGCTTACTGGACTCAATATCTGGAAGTGTGGTTGAAAACCAATGTGATTAAATAA
- the hisB gene encoding bifunctional histidinol-phosphatase/imidazoleglycerol-phosphate dehydratase HisB yields the protein MQKKKILFIDRDGTLIVEPPVDYQVDSLEKLEFYPGVFQNLSKIAQQLDFYLAMVTNQDGLGTASFPEDTFWPAQNKMMKALENEGIIFDKVHIDPTLPEENAPTRKPGTAMLTEYLEGEYDLEGSFVIGDRITDVKLAKNLGCKAILLQGKEAGEKMLAEAGLADACILLTDQWNEVAAFLFKSERSAEVVRSTAETSIKVAVNLDGTGKCNISTGLNFFDHMLEQIGRHSGCDLTVEVKGDLHVDEHHTMEDTAIVLGEAFKKALGDKRGIERYGFCLPMDDCLAQVSIDFGGRPWLVWETEFKREMIGDTPTEMFHHFLKSFSDAAACNLNIKAEGANEHHKIEGIFKALARAIRAAIRKDPYNDQLPSTKGML from the coding sequence ATGCAAAAGAAAAAGATACTATTTATAGATCGGGATGGAACACTTATAGTGGAACCTCCTGTTGATTATCAGGTTGACAGTCTTGAAAAACTGGAGTTCTACCCTGGTGTTTTTCAGAATTTATCGAAAATAGCTCAACAGCTCGATTTTTACCTGGCTATGGTTACCAATCAGGATGGATTGGGAACGGCTTCGTTTCCGGAGGATACATTCTGGCCTGCTCAGAATAAAATGATGAAAGCCCTCGAAAATGAAGGAATCATTTTTGATAAGGTACACATCGATCCAACGCTACCTGAAGAGAATGCTCCTACGCGTAAACCGGGTACAGCAATGCTGACTGAGTATTTGGAAGGTGAATACGATTTAGAAGGATCCTTTGTGATAGGTGATCGCATTACGGATGTGAAACTGGCAAAGAACCTTGGCTGTAAAGCTATCTTGCTGCAAGGTAAAGAAGCCGGTGAAAAGATGTTGGCCGAAGCAGGATTAGCAGATGCCTGTATCTTGCTTACTGATCAATGGAATGAGGTGGCGGCTTTTCTGTTTAAGTCGGAGCGTAGTGCTGAGGTGGTACGTTCAACTGCCGAAACCAGTATAAAGGTGGCGGTCAACCTTGATGGAACGGGTAAATGCAATATCTCAACCGGACTAAATTTCTTCGATCATATGTTGGAGCAGATCGGTCGTCACTCAGGGTGTGATTTAACGGTTGAGGTCAAAGGCGACTTACATGTTGACGAGCATCATACGATGGAAGATACTGCCATTGTGCTGGGTGAAGCTTTTAAAAAGGCTTTGGGCGATAAGCGTGGTATCGAACGTTATGGTTTTTGCCTGCCAATGGATGATTGTCTGGCTCAGGTGTCTATCGATTTTGGTGGACGACCATGGCTGGTTTGGGAAACCGAGTTTAAGCGCGAGATGATTGGCGATACTCCAACCGAGATGTTTCATCATTTCTTAAAGAGTTTCTCCGATGCGGCAGCATGTAACCTTAATATAAAGGCCGAAGGAGCCAACGAGCATCATAAAATAGAAGGCATCTTTAAAGCTCTGGCACGTGCTATTAGAGCAGCCATCAGAAAAGATCCTTATAATGATCAACTTCCCAGTACAAAAGGAATGTTGTAA